One Oryza brachyantha chromosome 3, ObraRS2, whole genome shotgun sequence DNA segment encodes these proteins:
- the LOC102717420 gene encoding uncharacterized mitochondrial carrier C8C9.12c produces MAADYRTPDRLLSAAAAEGQAQQDPPKPVLGVAATHDGLRFWQYMLAGSVAGVVEHTAMFPVDTLKTHMQAGSPPCRPVLSLGAALRAAVAGEGGVMALYRGLPAMALGAGPAHAVYFSVYEFAKSRLSDRVGPNNPAAHAASGVLATIASDAVFTPMDTVKQRLQLTSSPYTGVSHCVRTVFRDEGLGAFFASYRTTVVMNAPYTAVHFATYEAAKRMLGDMATNEESLAVHATAGAAAGALAAAVTTPLDVVKTQLQCQGVCGCERFTSSSIGDVCRTIVKRDGYVGLMRGWKPRMLFHAPAAAICWSTYEASKSFFERFNEKRRK; encoded by the exons ATGGCCGCGGACTACCGCACCCCCGaccgcctcctctccgccgccgccgcggaggggCAGGCGCAGCAGGACCCGCCCAAGCCGGTGCTTGGGGTCGCCGCAACCCATGACGGCCTCCGGTTCTGGCAGTACATGCTGGCCGgctccgtcgccggcgtcgtcgagcACACGGCGATGTTCCCGGTCGACACCCTCAAGACGCACATGCAGGCCGGTTCGCCGCCCTGCCGCCCGGTCCTGTCGCTGGGGGCGGCGctgcgcgccgccgtggctgGCGAGGGCGGCGTCATGGCGCTGTACCGCGGGCTCCCGGCGATGGCGCTCGGCGCCGGCCCCGCCCACGCCGTCTACTTCTCCGTCTACGAGTTCGCCAAGTCGCGGCTCTCTGACCGGGTGGGGCCGAACAATCCCGCGGCGCACGCCGCGTCTGGGGTGCTCGCCACAATCGCCAGCGACGCTGTGTTCACCCCGATGGATACCGTCAAGCAGCGGCTCCAGCTAACGAGCAGCCCGTACACGGGCGTCTCGCACTGTGTCCGGACCGTGTTCCGTGACGAGGGCCTCGGGGCGTTCTTCGCATCCTACCGGACCACGGTGGTAATGAACGCACCGTATACAGCTGTACACTTTGCAACCTATGAGGCAGCGAAGCGGATGCTCGGGGACATGGCCACCAACGAGGAATCGCTAGCCGTGCACGCCACCGCTGGAGCTGCAGCCGGCGCGCTCGCGGCTGCAGTCACAACGCCGCTCGACGTTGTCAAGACGCAGCTGCAGTGTCAG GGTGTGTGCGGCTGTGAGCGCTTCACAAGTAGCTCCATAGGGGATGTGTGCAGAACAATCGTAAAGCGTGATGGCTATGTTGGGCTCATGAGAGGATGGAAGCCAAGAATGCTGTTCCACGCACCTGCGGCCGCTATCTGTTGGTCGACATATGAGGCCTCAAAGTCATTCTTCGAAAGGTTCAATGagaaaagaaggaaataa
- the LOC102717695 gene encoding malonyl CoA-acyl carrier protein transacylase: MLRRPRPPPLRLRLGSPAPTMASTLAFLRPSAPSPLAASRGAARGGPSAVRVPCRSRGVSAGVSLGSEVAVGSDALFADYKPTTAFLFPGQGAQTVGMGAEAVNVPAAAKLFDKANDILGYDLLDLCTNGPKGKLDSTVISQPAIYVTSLAAVEVLRAREGGQNVIDSVDVTCGLSLGEYTALAFAGAFSFEDGLKLVKLRGEAMQDASDAANSAMVSVIGLDSEKVQELCDAANEEVDEKERVQIANFLCPGNYAVSGGVKGIEAVEAKAKSFKARMTVRLAVAGAFHTSFMQPAVSRLESALAETEIKTPRIPVISNVDATPHSDPDTIKKILGRQITSPVQWESTVKTLMGKGLEKSYELGPGKVIAGILKRINKGASIENVGA, encoded by the exons ATgctccgccgcccccgcccgcctcccctccgtctccgcctcggctcgccggcgcctaCGATGGCCTCCACGCTCGCCTTCCTCAGGCCCTCCGCGCCGTCcccgctcgccgcctcgcgcgGCGCCGCGAGGGGCGGCCCCTCGGCCGTGAGGGTGCCGTGCAGATCTAGAGGGGTCTCGGCAGGCGTGTCCCTCGGAtcggaggtggcggtgggcTCCGACGCGCTCTTCGCCGACTACAAACCCACCACCGCATTCCTCTTCCCTGGCCAG GGTGCTCAGACTGTTGGAATGGGTGCAGAAGCAGTGAATGTTCCTGCAGCAGCCAAACTATTTGATAAGGCAAATGACATACTTGG GTATGACTTGTTGGATCTTTGCACAAATGGACCAAAAGGAAAACTTGACTCAACAGTAATCAGTCAG CCAGCTATATATGTTACCAGCCTTGCAGCTGTAGAGGTACTACGTGCACGTGAAGGAGGCCAAAATGTGATCGATTCTGTAGATGTCACATGCGGTCTCAGCCTAGGAGAATACACTGCACTTGCATTTGCTGGTGCCTTTAG CTTTGAGGATGGTCTGAAGCTTGTCAAGCTTAGAGGAGAAGCCATGCAG GATGCTTCAGATGCTGCCAACAGTGCTATGGTCAGTGTGATTGGTCTAGATTCAGAAAAGGTGCAAGAATTATGCGATGCTGCTAATGAGGAAGTAGATGAAAAGGAAAGAGTTCAAATAGCAAACTTTCTGTGTCCT GGCAACTATGCAGTTTCTGGTGGTGTGAAGGGCATTGAAGCAGTTGAAGCCAAAGCGAAGTCCTTTAAGGCCAGAATGACG GTGCGCCTAGCTGTTGCTGGTGCTTTCCATACAAGCTTCATGCAACCAGCTGTTTCAAGATTGGAATCTGCATTAGCTGAGACAGAGATAAAAACACCAAGAATCCCAGTTATCTCCAATGTGGATGCGACACCCCACTCAGATCCTGACACGATAAAGAAGATTTTGGGCCGGCAG ATAACTTCCCCTGTACAATGGGAGAGTACTGTGAAGACTCTTATGGGTAAAGGACTTGAGAAAAGCTATGAACTTGGTCCTGGAAAG GTTATAGCTGGAATCCTTAAAAGGATTAACAAAGGCGCGAGCATCGAGAATGTTGGTGCATGA
- the LOC102714356 gene encoding uncharacterized protein At5g01610-like: MDEIMNKLGGYWLGQRANKEISSAGDDIDSLSTSVGEGAKWLVNKLKGKMQKPLQELLREHDLPEGLFPREATNYDFAPETRRLTVHIPAPCEVGYRDGSVLRFDSTVSATLDKGRLAEVEGLKTKVLVWARVTAVKADAAKVHFTAGIKKSRSRDAYEVVRGGIIVEEF, translated from the exons ATGGACGAAATCATGAACAAGCTCGGCGGCTACTGGCTCGGGCAGAGGGCCAACAAAGAGATCtcctccgccggcgacgacatcGAT TCGCTGTCGACGAGCGTCGGCGAGGGAGCCAAGTGGCTGGTGAACAAGCTCAAGGGGAAGATGCAGAAGCCGCTGCAGGAGCTGCTCCGGGAGCACGACCTGCCGGAGGGCTTGTTCCCGCGGGAGGCGACCAACTACGACTTCGCGCCGGAGACACGGCGGCTGACGGTGCACATCCCGGCGCCGTGCGAGGTCGGCTACCGGGACGGCTCCGTGCTGCGGTTCGACAGCACGGTGTCGGCCACGCTGGACAAGGGGAGGctggcggaggtggaggggcTCAAGACCAAGGTGCTCGTCTGGGCCAGGGTCACCGCCGTCAAGGCCGACGCCGCCAAGGTGCACTTCACCGCCGGCATCAAGAAGTCGCGCAGCCGTGACGCCTACGAGGTCGTCAGGGGCGGCATCATCGTCGAGGAGTTCTAG
- the LOC102717143 gene encoding uncharacterized protein LOC102717143 isoform X2 → MPSRGQRPLLLLAVACGFGLLICLAEEEGGAGPGPCELSVAHGGRLYSFSLASPTPAHRHGILSEDGFYKVAVNDSVLWFQLCDQMIFNFDPPVCLNCEDCGGPLRCGTQCSALVSNNRRGYDVCTTIGRVSKSHISLIDELNPQKGVVVKMFSSKCSISVYIFCDTTVAQVSTEFVLSGSCDYATTLRHPSGCARSMAASGNGWGWLAISFVTIFCLLGGYILSGAVYRYYFLGIHSVEAIPNLEFWISLPQTIKSMLLPSARSARGRNRQIEDPYAPVDH, encoded by the exons atgCCGTCGCGCGGGCAACGcccgctgctgctcctcgcGGTCGCTTGCGGGTTTGGCCTCCTCATCTGCCTCGCcgaggaggaaggcggcgcCGGACCCGGACCCTGTGAGCTCTCCGTCGCTCACGGAGGCAGGCTCTACAGCTTCAGCctcgcgtcgccgacgccggcgcacCGCCACGGCATCCTCAGCGAGGACGG GTTTTACAAGGTGGCTGTGAATGATTCAGTGCTCTGGTTCCAG CTGTGCGATCAGATGATATTCAACTTTGACCCACCTGTTTGTCTTAACTGTGAG GACTGTGGTGGTCCTCTAAGGTGTGGCACCCAATGCAGTGCCCTTGTATCAAATAACCGTAGAG GATATGATGTTTGCACAACTATTGGAAGAGTATCTAAATCCCATATATCTCTAATTG ACGAGCTTAATCCTCAAAAGGGTGTTGTTGTCAAGATGTTCTCATCAAAGTGCTCTATTTCTGTTTACATCTTTTGTGATACAACTGTAGCCCAA GTATCGACTGAATTTGTTCTATCAGGAAGTTGTGACTAT GCTACAACACTTAGACATCCTTCTGGTTGTGCACGGTCCATGGCTGCTTCTGGAAATGGATGGGGCTGGTTAGCCATTTCATTTGTAAC AATTTTTTGTCTTCTTGGAGGATACATTTTGAGTGGTGCAGTTTATAGATATTATTTCCTTGGCATTCATTCTGTAGAG GCCATTCCAAACCTGGAATTTTGGATCAGTTTGCCACAAACCATAAAG AGCATGTTATTACCTTCAGCAAGAAGTGCAAGAGGTCGTAACAGACAGATTGAAGATCCATATGCTCCTGTAGACCATTGA
- the LOC102717143 gene encoding uncharacterized protein LOC102717143 isoform X1, producing the protein MPSRGQRPLLLLAVACGFGLLICLAEEEGGAGPGPCELSVAHGGRLYSFSLASPTPAHRHGILSEDGFYKVAVNDSVLWFQLCDQMIFNFDPPVCLNCEDCGGPLRCGTQCSALVSNNRRDIGIQHFAISAGYDVCTTIGRVSKSHISLIDELNPQKGVVVKMFSSKCSISVYIFCDTTVAQVSTEFVLSGSCDYATTLRHPSGCARSMAASGNGWGWLAISFVTIFCLLGGYILSGAVYRYYFLGIHSVEAIPNLEFWISLPQTIKSMLLPSARSARGRNRQIEDPYAPVDH; encoded by the exons atgCCGTCGCGCGGGCAACGcccgctgctgctcctcgcGGTCGCTTGCGGGTTTGGCCTCCTCATCTGCCTCGCcgaggaggaaggcggcgcCGGACCCGGACCCTGTGAGCTCTCCGTCGCTCACGGAGGCAGGCTCTACAGCTTCAGCctcgcgtcgccgacgccggcgcacCGCCACGGCATCCTCAGCGAGGACGG GTTTTACAAGGTGGCTGTGAATGATTCAGTGCTCTGGTTCCAG CTGTGCGATCAGATGATATTCAACTTTGACCCACCTGTTTGTCTTAACTGTGAG GACTGTGGTGGTCCTCTAAGGTGTGGCACCCAATGCAGTGCCCTTGTATCAAATAACCGTAGAG ATATTGGCATTCAGCATTTTGCTATTTCTGCAGGATATGATGTTTGCACAACTATTGGAAGAGTATCTAAATCCCATATATCTCTAATTG ACGAGCTTAATCCTCAAAAGGGTGTTGTTGTCAAGATGTTCTCATCAAAGTGCTCTATTTCTGTTTACATCTTTTGTGATACAACTGTAGCCCAA GTATCGACTGAATTTGTTCTATCAGGAAGTTGTGACTAT GCTACAACACTTAGACATCCTTCTGGTTGTGCACGGTCCATGGCTGCTTCTGGAAATGGATGGGGCTGGTTAGCCATTTCATTTGTAAC AATTTTTTGTCTTCTTGGAGGATACATTTTGAGTGGTGCAGTTTATAGATATTATTTCCTTGGCATTCATTCTGTAGAG GCCATTCCAAACCTGGAATTTTGGATCAGTTTGCCACAAACCATAAAG AGCATGTTATTACCTTCAGCAAGAAGTGCAAGAGGTCGTAACAGACAGATTGAAGATCCATATGCTCCTGTAGACCATTGA
- the LOC121053782 gene encoding egg cell-secreted protein 1.3-like, whose product MACLGRFLPVLPFLLLAVITTTIAGVAADARPATAQVPGLGLARRLANGEGAQQQCWEVLMEIKSCTGEIILFFLNGEAYLGPGCCRAIRVIQQSCWATDAMLSVIGFTPEEGDILKGYCDDEGGAGGQQHEPSQPHAAVTLDCVAACEIAAAAVPVPGGRKSLPLHH is encoded by the coding sequence ATGGCGTGTTTGGGCCGTTTCCTGCCCGTGCTCCCGTTCCTGCTTCTCGCcgtcatcaccaccaccatcgccgGGGTGGCGGCCGACGCTCGGCCGGCTACGGCGCAGGTGCCGGGGCTGGggctggcgcggcggctggccaACGGCGAGGGGGCTCAGCAGCAGTGTTGGGAGGTGCTGATGGAGATCAAGTCTTGCACGGGGGAGatcatcctcttcttcctcaacGGCGAGGCGTACCTGGGCCCCGGCTGCTGCCGCGCCATCCGCGTCATCCAGCAGAGCTGCTGGGCCACCGACGCCATGCTGTCCGTCATCGGGTTCACCCCCGAGGAAGGGGACATACTCAAGGGCTActgcgacgacgagggcggcgccggcgggcaaCAGCACGAGCCGTCGCAGCCCCACGCTGCCGTGACCCTGGACTGCGTCGCTGCCTGcgagatcgccgccgccgccgtgcccgtgccCGGCGGAAGGAAGAGTTTGCCGCTGCACCATTAG
- the LOC102714628 gene encoding 40S ribosomal protein S7: MYTARKKIQKEKGLEPSEFEDSVAQAFFDLENSNQELKSELKDLYINNAVQMDVAGNRKAVVIHVPYRLRKAFKKIHVRLVRELEKKFSGKDVVIVATRRIVRPPKKGSAVQRPRTRTLTAVHDGVLEDVVYPAEIVGKRIRYRLDGAKVIKIFLDPKERNNTEYKLETFSAVYRRLCGKDVAFEYPTTENA; this comes from the exons ATGTACAccgcgaggaagaagatccagaAGGAGAAGGGCCTCGAGCCCTCCGAGTTCGAGGACTCCGTCGCGCAG GCTTTCTTTGACCTCGAGAATAGCAACCAGGAGCTCAAGAGCGAGCTCAAGGACCTGTACATCAACAATGCAGT CCAGATGGATGTTGCTGGGAACAGGAAGGCTGTTGTGATCCACGTGCCGTACCGTCTTCGCAAGGCATTCAAGAAAATCCACGTTAGGCTTGTCAGGGAGCTTGAGAAGAAGTTCAGCGGCAAG GATGTTGTGATAGTTGCAACAAGGAGGATTGTGAGGCCTCCGAAGAAAGGCTCGGCTGTACAGCGCCCTCGCACCAGAACTCTAACTGCTGTTCATGATGGTGTCTTGGAAGATGTAGTCTATCCAGCTGAGATTGTTGGGAAGCGTATCAGATACCGTCTGGATGGTGCCAAGGTCATCAAG ATTTTCTTGGACCCAAAGGAGCGCAACAATACTGAATACAAGCTGGAGACCTTCTCTGCAGTCTACCGCAGGCTCTGTGGGAAAGATGTTGCCTTTGAGTACCCTACGACTGAAAATGCATGA
- the LOC102714079 gene encoding glucan endo-1,3-beta-glucosidase 9, protein MRPSCGRHPLPPPLLLLLLHALTPPPAAAPVGVNWGFSSSHPFPAAQVVRGLLLPNSVPRVRLAAASPDALAALSGTGVAVTVGVPNELLRPLATSRKAAAAWVHDNVNRYASGVRFEYVAVGDESFLLNYGQQNQSFLVTAAANIQRALVDAKLSSKMKVVVPCSSDLYQNTSTLPSKAYFRPEVNETIAELLSFLANHSSPFMVELNPFLSFQHKKNLSLDYYLFQLMSHPVSDGHIKYDNYFDASIDALITALTKAGFSNMDIIVGGVGWPSDGAVNATPVIAQSFMTGLVNHLARKSGTPLRPKVLPNETYLFSLLDEDQRSIASGSYERHYGIFTFDGQAKYHVNLGQGSKALENAPDVQYLPSKWCVLDNNKDISNVSSSFSAACFNADCTALSPGGSCSGIGWPGNVSYAFNSYYQQHDQSEEGCNFNGLGLITTVDPSVDNCLFTLAIDTSTASSFHPILAILQILILYFYTYNVL, encoded by the exons ATGCGGCCCAGCTGTGGCCGCcacccgctgccgccgccgctgctcctgctgctcctccaCGCCTTGACGCCACCGCCGGCAGCCGCCCCGGTGGGCGTGAACTGGGGATTCTCTTCCTCCCACCCGTTCCCGGCGGCGCAGGTCGtgcgcggcctcctcctccccaactCCGTCCCCCgcgtccgcctcgccgccgcctcccccgacGCGCTCGCGGCGCTCTCGGGCACCGGGGTCGCGGTCACCGTCGGGGTCCCGAAcgagctcctccgcccccTCGCCACCTCCAggaaggccgccgccgcctgggtCCATGACAATGTCAACCGCTACGCCTCCGGCGTACGGTTCGA GTATGTTGCTGTTGGAGATGAGTCATTTCTTCTCAACTATGGGCAACAGAATCAATCTTTTCTGGTCACTGCAGCAGCAAATATTCAACGAGCATTGGTTGATGCAAAGTTATCCAGTAAAATGAAAGTAGTGGTACCTTGTAGCTCTGATTTATACCAGAACACATCTACTCTGCCTTCTAAAGCTTACTTCAGGCCAGAAGTGAATGAGACCATAGCTGaacttctctcttttcttgcTAATCATAGCTCACCATTTATGGTTGAGTTGAATCCGTTTCTGAGCTTTCAACATAAGAAGAACCTGTCATTGGATTATTATCTTTTCCAACTAATGTCACATCCAGTAAGTGATGGTCATATCAAGTATGACAATTACTTCGATGCCAGCATAGATGCTCTGATTACTGCTCTAACTAAAGCTGGATTCAGTAACATGGACATCATTGTTGGGGGAGTAGGATGGCCATCAGATGGAGCTGTTAATGCTACACCTGTTATTGCCCAATCCTTCATGACTGGCCTGGTCAACCATCTAGCAAGAAAATCTGGAACTCCACTTCGTCCAAAAGTGCTTCCAAATGAGACATATCTCTTCAGCCTTTTAGATGAAGATCAGCGAAGTATTGCAAGTGGAAGCTATGAAAGACACTATGGCATTTTTACATTTGATGGTCAGGCGAAGTATCATGTCAACTTGGGGCAAGGTTCTAAAGCTCTGGAGAATGCCCCTGATGTGCAATATCTTCCATCAAAATGGTGTGTGTTGGATAATAACAAGGACATATCTAATGTCTCTTCCAGTTTCTCTGCAGCTTGCTTCAATGCTGACTGCACTGCTCTGTCGCCTGGTGGCTCCTGCTCAGGCATTGGATGGCCTGGTAATGTGTCCTATGCATTCAACAGCTACTACCAGCAACATGATCAGAGTGAGGAAGGCTGCAACTTCAATGGTTTAGGTTTGATAACCACTGTTGATCCATCCGTTGATAATTGTCTATTTACTCTTGCAATTGACACATCTACCGCTTCTTCTTTTCATCCAATATTGGCTATCTTGCAGATATTAATTTTGTACTTCTATACTTACAATGTATTGTGA